From the genome of Macrobrachium nipponense isolate FS-2020 chromosome 43, ASM1510439v2, whole genome shotgun sequence, one region includes:
- the LOC135213906 gene encoding trichohyalin-like, with amino-acid sequence MIPTWLEKPKSPSLSTRSSNQGVEEIICNLKDVNKKRIKDRHELTEAKREIENLKEELEELRREVRAGKKNDKDAGHSGKSTHKHEKENQNARSRTRDAEGIDEREEIGGSLEETEETPEWEPNDVLENPEIIEEIREIIEKKKENKLRRWNEKIKRRLNREAKHDPMWDELREELLRDWQKLSRSQVISENEIKDILQDVEEMFINSELEVEKEEIGGSLEETEETPEWEPNDVLENPKIIEEIREIIEKKKGNKLRRWNEKIKRKLNREEKHDPTWDELREDLRDCQKLSSSQVISEDEINDILQDMEEMFINSELEVEKEEIEGGSQEETEETPEWEPDDVLENIEIIEEIREILEEEKAERRSKRRWEKNAWKSIIREHKERKANERVDKKLIKQQLLSKQRKEKERRKVIREVEKRWISALKRNLTERLEERKQKRRDDRLRKLRELIEFVKQERKIMKYKRRAEQEWLEREARSLALYDHQVRMEEREKKKEAKRAFKQELKERNAKLKAEKDRLRETRAKLEEEHKKKKNKAKLEKKRLMSALKDLKRRKRDLGRKRKPKRSEVELQMHDYIWFFLRNPALISMYLRNGPLKRRKKRKTASKATDSQKDIWVWKKNSRGKFVLIERKRIDSTEGRRTENSLGLM; translated from the coding sequence ATGATTCCTACCTGGCTAGAGAAACCAAAATCGCCATCTTTGTCTACACGGAGTTCTAACCAGGGCGTCGAAGAAATCATCTGTAACCTGAAGGATGTAAATAAGAAGCGGATTAAGGACAGACACGAATTGACAGAAGCAAAGAGGGAAATAGAGAACCTGAAAGAGGAATTGGAGGAACTTCGGAGGGAGGTAAGGGCAGGAAAGAAGAATGACAAGGATGCTGGCCACTCAGGAAAGAGCACTCATAAACATGAGAAGGAAAACCAGAATGCACGAAGCAGAACTAGGGACGCTGAAGGAATCGACGAACGCGAGGAAATAGGAGGGAGTCTGGAGGAAACAGAGGAGACTCCCGAATGGGAACCAAACGATGTACTGGAAAATCCAGAAATAATCGAGGAAATAAGAGAGATCattgagaagaagaaggaaaacaaactgCGGCGTTGGaatgagaaaattaaaagaaggtTAAATCGAGAAGCGAAACACGATCCAATGTGGGATGAACTTCGCGAAGAACTGTTAAGAGATTGGCAAAAACTCTCTCGTTCACAGGTCATTTcagagaatgaaataaaagacaTACTTCAGGATGTGGAGGAAATGTTTATTAATAGTGAACTTGAGGTGGAAAAGGAGGAAATAGGAGGGAGTCTGGAGGAGACAGAGGAGACTCCCGAATGGGAACCAAACGATGTCCTGGAAAATCCAAAAATAATCGAGGAAATAAGAGAGATCattgagaagaagaagggaaacaaGTTGCGGCGttggaatgaaaaaattaaaagaaagttaaATCGAGAAGAGAAACACGATCCTACGTGGGATGAACTTAGGGAAGACCTAAGGGATTGCCAGAAACTTTCAAGTTCACAGGTCATTTCAGAGGATGAAATAAATGACATACTTCAAGATATGGAAGAAATGTTTATTAATAGTGAACTTGAGgtggaaaaggaagaaatagaaggaGGGAGtcaggaggaaacagaggagacTCCCGAATGGGAACCAGACGATGTActggaaaatatagaaattatcGAGGAAATTAGAGAGATCCTTGAGGAAGAGAAGGCTGAAAGGCGCTCTAAAAGAAGGTGGGAAAAGAACGCTTGGAAATCCATCATCCGGGAACATAAGGAGAGAAAGGCCAACGAAAGGGTCGATAAAAAGCTGATTAAGCAGCAATTACTCTCTAAACAACGGAAAGAAAAGGAGAGGAGAAAGGTTATAAGGGAAGTTGAAAAAAGGTGGATTAGCGCACTCAAGAGAAATCTCACGGAGCGACTAgaggaaaggaaacagaaaagaaGAGATGACAGATTGAGGAAACTGAGAGAGTTGATCGAGTTTGTCAAGCAAGAACGTAAGATAATGAAGTACAAACGCAGGGCTGAACAAGAATGGCTAGAGAGAGAAGCCAGGTCTTTGGCATTGTATGACCATCAAGTaaggatggaagaacgagaaaagaaaaaggaagcaaAAAGAGCTTTCAAGCAGGAATTGAAGGAAAGGAACGCCAAATTGAAGGCTGAAAAGGATAGGCTCAGAGAAACACGTGCCAAGTTAGAGGAAgaacacaagaagaagaaaaataaagcaaaacttgaaaaaaagagGCTAATGAGCGCTTTAAAAGATCTCAAGAGACGGAAAAGAGACCTGGGGAGAAAACGAAAACCCAAAAGGTCTGAAGTAGAATTGCAAATGCATGATTACATTTGGTTCTTTTTGAGGAATCCTGCACTGATCTCTATGTATTTGAGAAATGGTCCACTAAAGCgtaggaaaaagaggaaaacagcTTCGAAGGCCACAGATTctcaaaaggatatttgggtatggaagaagaattcaagaggaaaatttgTATTGATAGAAAGGAAGAGAATAGACAGCACTGAAGGCAGGAGGACTGAAAACAGTTTGGGGCTaatgtga